Part of the Anaerobranca gottschalkii DSM 13577 genome is shown below.
ACTAGTATTATTCTTTTATTTTTTGGCATAGCCTCTTTTAATGACTTTAACAAAAGGTGTTGCCATCTTTTCCTCAGCATTTCGTAGTGGAAATATTTTATTGGTTGCCAATGATTATCTTTTCTTATTGCTCCCTCTGTTACTAATACATGTACATAGGGGTTCCATTTAAGATCTCTTCCAAAGGTATGTATTACACATACGATTCCTGAAGTAGGCTGTTGTTTTTTGCACGTTCAGATAAGTAACTTATTATTGTTTTTGCAGCACATTCTGATAATAATTTTAGTAATTCCCTTTCTCTTAAAAATACATCTCTCAATTCAGTAGGTATTGTAAAGACCATGTGCCGATGGGGAACTTCAAATAATTCTTTGCTTAATTTTTCTACCCACTGTTCTGTTGTTTTCCACAAGATGTACAGAAGCGACTCTTACAGGTAAATCATACATATCTGACTTCATTACAAGTCGGACAACAAAATTTACTATATCCTTCACTCATATCTTAACAGCTTAGCATCTTTTTTACTTCTGACAAGACTGTTAGTCTAACTGAGTGTTTTTCTTTAAACTTTCCCCGTTTATCTGCAAATATTTGTTTAATTATTCCTGTAGCCATAAACAACTCACTCCCACTACATAATAACATTTATCCACATACCTAGCAATCTATACTTTCCTAAGCAATAAAAAAACAACTAAATTTGTTTAAATATTTTTTAAATATTTGTAATATTAAATATAATAAAAAGGTATGACTGTAAAATTAAATTGATACCATCCAAACAGCTCCTTTTAACTTTAATTTAAATTAACATATGTAAAAACTTTTCTAATATAATTCCTTCCCGTTTCGGGGTTCCTAATTTATAGGTTTCTTCTACTGCAACTTGTAAAAATAGAGTGGCCCTTTCCATTGCTTTTTCCAAACTGTCACCCTTCATTAAACCACCGGTTAATATACTGGCAAAAACATCCCCGGTGCCGGGATAATGGGATGGGATGTATTTATACCTTATCACCCAAAATTCATCATTGATCTTAGAATAACCTAGATTAGCATTTGTATTTTCATCTAACCTAACTCCAGTTATAACGACATAATCCGGTCCTAAATCTCCTAAACGTCGCAAATAATCCTTTCCTTTATCTAAACTTAATGGATTTTTTGTATATTCTTCTCCTAATAACATACAGGCTTCGGTTAAATTAGGTGTTATTACATCAGCCTTTTTTACTAATCCTTTCATCTTTTCCAGCATTTCTTCATTATAATTGCTGTAAAACTCTCCATTATCAGCCATAACAGGATCTATTACCACTAAAGTTTCAGGATTTCTAAAATCATCAATAAAATCTTCTATAAATCCGAATTGCTCCTTTGAACCAATAAATCCAGTATAAATACAATCAAACTCCATGTTTAAACTTTTCCAGTGGTTAGCATAACTATAAAGGCTATCTGTTAAATCGATAAAGGCCGGTTCACCAAAACCATCTAAATGACTACTTAAAATTGCAGTTGGCAACGGACATACTTGAATACCCATACTAGATATTAAAGGAATAGCTACTGTCAAAGAACATCTACCTACTCCGGACATATCGTGAATCGCTACTACCTTGGGAACCGCTATGTTTTCCCTAACCATTATATCACTCCTTACCCTGTTCCTTCTCCTAAGTTTATAATCCTTCTCTTATCAGAATAGCCTAATTCTCTTGGGATATTCAATAAAAATTTGAGAAATGTTAGGCCGTACCGATACACTTTAAAAAAAATAGCCTAATTTTTTTAGGCTACACCAAAGAAAATAGGAGGCAATTTAGTGAAAAAGTTTTTATAAAAAAACTAGGGTCCCGGAAATGGAGTTGTGAAGCAACTTTATTAAAATTAATAAATTGGGACCCTAGGGGATAAGCTATCCTACTTTAATAAACTTCAACAACTCTTTACTGGCTAAAGTAGGATCTGTGGGAGTAAATAAAGGGTTTCTTAAACTTTGTATATAAAATGGTAATTGAGAATAATCATCTAAATATTTCATTGTAGGATACTTATTTGATAAGTACTGACAATTTCTTTGTTCTTGGCCAGGTATGGGATTTATTAATATTGTTGGCAACCCTAAAGTTAAAGCTTCGGCACAGGTTAATGCCCCCGGCTTTGTAATTAACAAATCACTGGCGCACATATAATCCTGAATATTTTTTACAAAACCTTTGATAGTTATATTATCTAATTTATATTGTTGAACATATTTTTGGAACTTGTCATGTAGTTTTTTATTGATCCCTGTAATTATAATAATTTCCCTTTTGTCATTACCTTCTAATTTAATCAATTGTTCAATCAGTTTAAAATCTATACCTAAACCCCAACCTCCTCCCATTACCAGAACAACTTCTTCTCCTTTAAGCATCAACTTTTCTTTTGCAATATCCTTAGGTAATGGATTCCAAAAATCTGTATCTACTGGGATAGGTACGGGGACTAATTTCTCTGTTAGATTGAAAGGTATTGATTTAATATTAAGTTCACCACTAAAAAAATATTTATCTACAGCAGGATTAAACCAAGCCCAGTGAAAATCATAGTCTGTGATAAATGCTGCTAATTTTCCTTCCCAACCCATCCTTTTTAAATAAGCCATTCCCTGTAGAGGCAATGGATGGGTACAAACAACGATAGTAGAACCTTCTACTGCATCTAACAATAGATCGACATAGGAAGATTTTAACCATTCTTGTAGTTTAAATAGTCCGGCATAGATTTTCCCTAGATCTTTCTCCCTTTGGGATTCAT
Proteins encoded:
- a CDS encoding glycosyltransferase → MGKIVLLSEPFGSGHTRAAESLAKGLKELDVELTPIVLEPGLKSYPRLFKNICNLYNSILRHSPNLWGYTYESQREKDLGKIYAGLFKLQEWLKSSYVDLLLDAVEGSTIVVCTHPLPLQGMAYLKRMGWEGKLAAFITDYDFHWAWFNPAVDKYFFSGELNIKSIPFNLTEKLVPVPIPVDTDFWNPLPKDIAKEKLMLKGEEVVLVMGGGWGLGIDFKLIEQLIKLEGNDKREIIIITGINKKLHDKFQKYVQQYKLDNITIKGFVKNIQDYMCASDLLITKPGALTCAEALTLGLPTILINPIPGQEQRNCQYLSNKYPTMKYLDDYSQLPFYIQSLRNPLFTPTDPTLASKELLKFIKVG
- a CDS encoding pyridoxamine kinase, which translates into the protein MVRENIAVPKVVAIHDMSGVGRCSLTVAIPLISSMGIQVCPLPTAILSSHLDGFGEPAFIDLTDSLYSYANHWKSLNMEFDCIYTGFIGSKEQFGFIEDFIDDFRNPETLVVIDPVMADNGEFYSNYNEEMLEKMKGLVKKADVITPNLTEACMLLGEEYTKNPLSLDKGKDYLRRLGDLGPDYVVITGVRLDENTNANLGYSKINDEFWVIRYKYIPSHYPGTGDVFASILTGGLMKGDSLEKAMERATLFLQVAVEETYKLGTPKREGIILEKFLHMLI
- a CDS encoding transposase, whose amino-acid sequence is MVCVIHTFGRDLKWNPYVHVLVTEGAIRKDNHWQPIKYFHYEMLRKRWQHLLLKSLKEAMPKNKRIILV